The Gammaproteobacteria bacterium genome includes a region encoding these proteins:
- a CDS encoding HypC/HybG/HupF family hydrogenase formation chaperone — MCLGIPMRIIAIDGDRARCEAGGIEREVSLFMLRPDLPVIGDFVLVHVGCAIQTVRPGEARTAWELHDAMQQRR, encoded by the coding sequence ATGTGTCTGGGAATACCGATGCGCATCATCGCGATCGACGGCGACCGCGCCCGCTGCGAGGCCGGCGGCATCGAACGCGAGGTCAGCCTGTTCATGCTCCGGCCGGATCTGCCGGTGATCGGCGACTTCGTGCTGGTCCACGTCGGCTGCGCCATCCAGACGGTCCGCCCGGGCGAGGCGCGCACCGCATGGGAACTCCACGACGCCATGCAGCAACGACGCTGA
- a CDS encoding hydrogenase maturation nickel metallochaperone HypA has translation MHETSLCRRLLAQVLDIARSRDAKAVTAITLRLGPLSRIDPVHLIDDFPLIARGTPAQDARIEIVTEQLRVHCPACGAESVTVAEQPCCGRCGNGEVRILNGAELLLTGVELRT, from the coding sequence ATGCATGAAACCTCCCTCTGCCGCCGCCTGCTCGCCCAGGTGCTCGATATCGCGCGCAGCCGCGACGCCAAAGCGGTAACCGCGATCACCTTGCGCCTGGGACCGCTCAGCCGCATCGACCCCGTCCACCTCATCGACGACTTCCCGCTCATTGCCCGCGGCACCCCGGCGCAGGACGCGCGCATCGAGATCGTGACCGAACAACTGCGCGTGCATTGCCCCGCGTGCGGGGCGGAATCCGTGACCGTCGCCGAACAGCCGTGCTGCGGCCGCTGCGGCAACGGAGAGGTCCGCATCCTGAACGGCGCGGAACTCCTGTTGACCGGCGTGGAGCTGCGTACATGA
- a CDS encoding FAD/NAD(P)-binding protein: MRTEPWESPHTPQEAEIVERLDESDTVFTLKLRFTDTARHDAYDFEPGQYNMLYLYGVGEVPISIVSDPEHDDLLDHTIRRVGRVTEGIAALRPGDRLGVRGPYGRGWPLRALEGKDVLVVTGGLGCAPSVSVIQYMMRRRARFGAVTILQGVKHYNDLLWRQRYEEWACVPRTRVLFSADVGGPIWPWHVGPVTGLFEHIEIDPQHTLALLCGPEGMMAATVKALRKRGLADSSIWLSLERSMHCAVGQCGHCQLGGKFVCKDGPVFRHDEIEPLFSVKGL, from the coding sequence GTGCGGACTGAACCCTGGGAAAGCCCGCATACGCCGCAGGAGGCCGAGATCGTCGAGCGCCTCGACGAGTCCGATACAGTATTCACGCTCAAGCTGCGGTTCACCGACACTGCGCGGCATGACGCCTACGATTTCGAGCCGGGACAGTACAACATGCTGTATCTGTACGGCGTCGGCGAGGTGCCGATCTCGATCGTATCCGACCCTGAACACGACGATCTGCTCGACCACACTATCCGCCGCGTCGGCCGCGTCACCGAGGGCATCGCGGCCCTGCGCCCGGGCGACCGCCTCGGGGTGCGCGGACCCTATGGACGCGGCTGGCCGCTGCGTGCGCTGGAAGGGAAGGACGTACTGGTTGTCACCGGAGGACTGGGTTGCGCGCCGAGCGTGTCGGTGATCCAGTATATGATGCGGCGGCGCGCCCGGTTCGGGGCCGTCACGATTCTGCAAGGTGTCAAGCACTACAATGACCTCCTGTGGCGGCAGCGCTACGAGGAATGGGCGTGCGTCCCGCGGACACGGGTGCTCTTTTCCGCGGATGTCGGCGGGCCGATCTGGCCCTGGCACGTCGGACCGGTCACCGGGCTGTTCGAGCACATCGAGATCGATCCGCAGCATACGCTCGCGCTGCTGTGCGGCCCCGAGGGAATGATGGCGGCCACCGTCAAGGCGCTGCGCAAGCGCGGCCTCGCGGACTCATCCATCTGGCTCAGCCTGGAGCGGAGCATGCACTGCGCCGTGGGGCAGTGCGGGCACTGCCAGCTCGGCGGCAAGTTCGTCTGCAAGGACGGCCCGGTGTTCCGCCATGACGAGATCGAACCGCTATTTTCAGTTAAAGGTTTA
- a CDS encoding 4Fe-4S dicluster domain-containing protein, protein MSEPRFLPRAGLQALIDALTGAGYECVGPRVRDGAIVYEPMASADELPHGLNDRQAPGEYRLEAAAGARNFAWANGPQALKPLLFAPRESLWTVARDARGRLMFEPAQPVARPRAVLGVRACDLAALRLQDAHFRDGPHPDPAYGARRDALFLIAVHCTHPAATCFCASTGDGPRADSGYDLALSELDDGFLVEAGSVAGAVILRRLPTADATQRQRETAAREIEAGAQAQQRALPGTDLQRLLFERLDHPRWDEVAQRCLSCANCTSVCPTCFCYSEHDSPRLDGGESEHYREWDSCFTFGHSYIHGGAVRSGTRERYRQWLTHKLGGWHEQYGRSGCVGCGRCITWCPVGIDITEEAGAVCAD, encoded by the coding sequence GTGAGTGAACCCCGTTTTCTGCCCCGCGCCGGTCTGCAGGCCCTGATCGATGCCCTGACGGGTGCCGGATATGAATGCGTCGGCCCCCGCGTGCGCGACGGCGCGATCGTCTATGAGCCGATGGCAAGCGCGGATGAACTGCCGCACGGGCTGAATGACCGGCAGGCGCCCGGTGAATACCGCCTGGAGGCGGCCGCAGGCGCGCGCAATTTCGCCTGGGCGAACGGGCCGCAGGCCCTGAAGCCGCTGTTGTTCGCACCGCGCGAGTCCCTGTGGACGGTCGCACGGGACGCGCGGGGCCGGTTGATGTTTGAGCCGGCGCAGCCCGTTGCGCGGCCGCGCGCCGTGCTGGGGGTGCGGGCCTGCGACCTGGCGGCGCTGCGTCTGCAGGATGCCCATTTCCGGGACGGGCCGCACCCCGACCCCGCTTACGGTGCGCGGCGCGATGCGCTGTTCCTGATCGCAGTGCATTGTACGCATCCGGCCGCGACCTGCTTCTGCGCTTCCACCGGCGACGGCCCGCGCGCTGACTCCGGCTATGATCTCGCGTTGTCCGAGCTCGACGACGGCTTCCTCGTCGAGGCGGGCAGTGTCGCGGGCGCCGTGATCCTGCGGCGGCTGCCGACCGCCGATGCGACACAGCGCCAGCGAGAGACGGCTGCGCGCGAGATCGAGGCCGGCGCTCAGGCGCAACAGCGTGCGCTGCCCGGCACCGATCTGCAGCGCCTCCTGTTCGAGCGGCTCGACCATCCGCGCTGGGACGAGGTGGCGCAGCGTTGTCTGTCCTGCGCGAACTGCACCTCGGTCTGCCCCACCTGCTTCTGCTACAGCGAACATGACAGTCCCCGCCTGGACGGCGGGGAGAGCGAGCACTATCGCGAGTGGGATTCCTGCTTCACCTTCGGCCACAGCTATATCCACGGCGGCGCCGTGCGCAGCGGCACGCGGGAACGCTACCGCCAGTGGCTGACGCACAAGCTCGGAGGCTGGCACGAGCAGTACGGCCGCTCCGGCTGTGTCGGCTGCGGCCGCTGCATCACGTGGTGCCCGGTCGGCATCGATATCACGGAAGAGGCGGGGGCGGTCTGTGCGGACTGA